A part of Dryobates pubescens isolate bDryPub1 chromosome 3, bDryPub1.pri, whole genome shotgun sequence genomic DNA contains:
- the KBTBD11 gene encoding kelch repeat and BTB domain-containing protein 11 — MEGSGAAEEEESGAGHHAPPPPPPPTPAAPCGFSSSLCFSAAAAEPLPPVDGGRVVESQWQINNTGGQPEEEDEAAVGTRDRPAEEPDLVIEVSGRRIRAHKSVLAAKSDYFRARASRDVLRVKGVSYGALRLLIDYVYTARMGEVRHDNLAEVVSGARVLQMPCALHCAAEAMRAQLRLDNCYQLLCLAKKQRLAELREAAYRFMSDHYLEVLREPSVYGRLSGTERDLILQRRMEAGRPCLLVAEVSDAFERPGGGSRPQSRESSRPQSPSSVVSLEENSSLIHCYQEGSGEWRVLTRLPEEANAKGCAMCVLHNYLFLAGGIASGGEPRARLSDKVFCYNPLTDTWSQVRPLAQARSQLKLLALDGYIYAVGGECLFTVERYDPRADRWSPVAPLPKGAFAVAHEATTCNGEIYVSGGSLFYRLLKYDPKRDEWQECPYNSSRRRSADMVAFKSFIYRFDVSSSRGGEQGPGGGTGGGVEVFRYNTVAKRWSQCASLRPSGGPIQPFRCAPLGNTIYCVNRTGTLRFSLAQDGEVEADGGLKGTFDTELLKAPLDVKGVLLPFVLTLPERMDKAGDQEGSFPL; from the coding sequence ATGGAAGGCAGCGGTgcggcggaggaggaggagagcggGGCCGGCCACcacgccccgccgccgccgccaccaccCACCCCGGCTGCTCCCTGCGGCTTTagctcctccctctgcttcagCGCCGCTGCTGCCGAGCCGCTGCCGCCTGTTGACGGCGGACGGGTGGTGGAGAGCCAGTGGCAGATCAACAACACCGGCGGCCagcctgaggaggaggatgaggcgGCGGTGGGGACGCGGGACCGGCCGGCTGAGGAGCCCGACCTGGTGATCGAGGTGTCGGGGCGTCGCATCCGGGCGCACAAGTCAGTGCTGGCAGCCAAGAGTGACTACTTTCGTGCTCGTGCCTCTCGGGATGTCCTGCGAGTGAAAGGCGTGAGCTACGGCGCCCTGCGGCTTCTCATCGACTACGTGTACACGGCCCGCATGGGCGAGGTGCGGCACGACAACCTGGCCGAGGTAGTGAGTGGTGCCCGCGTCCTCCAGATGCCTTGTGCCCTGCACTGTGCTGCCGAAGCCATGCGCGCCCAGCTCCGCCTCGACAACTGCTACCagcttctctgcctggccaAGAAACAGCGGCTGGCGGAGCTGCGTGAAGCTGCCTACCGCTTCATGAGCGACCACTACCTGGAGGTGCTGCGGGAGCCCAGTGTCTATGGCCGCCTCAGTGGCACGGAGCGGGACCTCATCCTGCAGCGGCGCATGGAAGCCGGCCGGCCCTGCTTGCTGGTGGCCGAAGTCAGCGATGCCTTCGAGAGACCGGGTGGCGGCAGCCGGCCACAGAGCCGTGAGAGCAGCCGGCCACAGAGCCCGTCCTCTGTGGTCTCCCTGGAAGAGAACAGCTCCCTCATCCACTGCTACCAGGAGGGCAGCGGTGAGTGGAGGGTTCTGACACGCCTACCCGAGGAGGCCAATGCCAAGGGCTGTGCCATGTGCGTCCTCCACAACTACCTCTTCCTTGCAGGGGGCATTGCGTCGGGTGGCGAGCCCCGGGCCCGCCTTTCTGACAAGGTCTTCTGCTACAACCCCCTTACTGACACCTGGAGCCAGGTGCGGCCACTGGCTCAGGCCCGCTCACAGCTTAAGCTTCTGGCCCTGGACGGTTACATCTATGCTGTGGGGGGTGAATGCCTCTTCACTGTGGAGAGGTATGACCCACGGGCTGACCGCTGGAGCCCTGTGGCACCCCTGCCCAAGGGTGCCTTTGCTGTGGCTCATGAGGCCACCACTTGCAATGGAGAGATCTATGTCTCGGGAGGCTCCCTCTTCTATCGCCTGCTCAAGTATGACCCTAAACGTGATGAGTGGCAGGAGTGCCCTTATAACAGCAGCCGCCGACGCTCTGCTGACATGGTGGCCTTCAAGAGCTTCATTTACCGCTTCGATGTGAGCAGCAGCCGTGGCGGGGAGCAGGGCCCAGGCGGGGGGACTGGTGGTGGTGTTGAGGTTTTCCGGTACAACACGGTGGCCAAACGCTGGAGCCAGTGTGCCAGCCTGCGGCCCAGCGGTGGCCCCATCCAGCCCTTTCGCTGTGCTCCCTTGGGCAACACCATCTACTGTGTCAACCGGACTGGCACTCTCCGCTTCAGCCTAGCACAGGATGGTGAGGTGGAAGCAGATGGTGGGCTCAAGGGCACCTTTGACACAGAGCTTCTTAAAGCACCCTTAGATGTGAAGGGTGTCCTTCTACCCTTTGTACTCACCCTGCCTGAGAGGATGGACAAAGCAGGGGACCAGGAGGGCTCATTCCCACTGTGA